From a region of the Pirellulales bacterium genome:
- a CDS encoding sigma-54 dependent transcriptional regulator, whose translation MSKLLKLLVIDDEANIRYSIGQVLADDRIEVLEAATAEEGLRLAAEHSPDVILLDIRLGQRSGLDVFQDLREIDPKSLVIFITGHGTTDTAIEAMKVGAYDYLVKPLDANQLQQIVEQAFSISRMMHVPALLEEGERPQDRPDLLVGSGAAMQSVCKQIGRVAPQNVNVLVLGESGTGKELVARAIYHHSQRSRSPFLAINCSAIPESLLESELFGHERGAFTGAERRRIGKFEQCHNGTLFLDEVGDMTANTQAKILRLLQEGRFERVGGNETISVDVRVIAATNQNLERLIDENRFRKDLYYRLRGVTIHLPPLRERREDISELAHYFLFRYNRQIGTTVQSISPAALELLQNYDWPGNVRELQSIVRESLIVSAGPTILPEFLPAEVRRGLPGPAAPTQDVADWQHLPRQVEAWIAAGETDLYRRALEHFDRLMIRRAMDQAEGNQARASELLGLSRVTLRAKLRALGMQVGKVLTE comes from the coding sequence TTGAGCAAACTGTTGAAGCTGCTCGTCATTGATGACGAGGCAAACATCCGCTACAGCATCGGCCAGGTGCTGGCCGACGACCGCATCGAGGTGCTGGAGGCGGCCACCGCCGAAGAGGGACTGCGCCTGGCCGCCGAGCACTCGCCCGACGTGATCCTGCTCGACATCCGCCTGGGCCAACGCTCCGGCCTCGATGTTTTTCAGGATCTGCGCGAGATCGACCCCAAGAGCCTGGTGATCTTCATCACCGGGCATGGCACCACCGACACGGCCATCGAGGCCATGAAGGTCGGCGCCTACGACTATCTCGTCAAGCCGCTCGACGCCAACCAGCTTCAGCAGATTGTGGAGCAGGCGTTTTCGATCAGCCGCATGATGCATGTGCCGGCCCTGCTGGAGGAAGGCGAGCGTCCGCAAGACCGGCCCGACCTGCTCGTCGGTTCGGGAGCGGCCATGCAATCGGTTTGCAAGCAGATCGGCCGCGTGGCCCCGCAGAACGTGAACGTGCTGGTGTTGGGCGAAAGCGGCACCGGCAAAGAGTTGGTGGCGCGGGCCATCTATCACCACAGCCAGCGCAGCCGTTCGCCGTTTCTGGCGATCAATTGCTCGGCCATCCCCGAATCGCTGTTGGAAAGCGAGCTGTTCGGCCACGAGCGCGGTGCGTTCACGGGGGCCGAACGGCGGCGGATCGGCAAGTTCGAACAGTGCCATAACGGTACGCTGTTCCTCGACGAAGTGGGCGACATGACCGCCAACACGCAGGCCAAGATTTTGCGGCTGCTGCAAGAAGGCCGCTTCGAGCGCGTCGGCGGCAACGAGACGATCTCGGTCGACGTTCGCGTGATTGCGGCCACCAATCAGAACCTGGAACGGCTGATCGACGAGAACCGGTTCCGCAAGGACCTGTATTACCGGCTGCGGGGCGTGACCATCCACCTGCCACCCTTGCGCGAGCGGCGGGAAGACATCTCGGAGCTGGCGCACTATTTCCTGTTCCGTTATAACCGGCAGATCGGCACCACCGTGCAGTCGATCTCGCCGGCCGCGCTGGAGCTGCTGCAAAACTACGACTGGCCGGGCAACGTGCGCGAGCTGCAAAGCATCGTGCGCGAGTCGCTGATCGTCTCCGCCGGGCCGACGATTCTGCCGGAGTTCTTACCGGCCGAAGTGCGGCGCGGCCTGCCCGGTCCTGCCGCCCCGACGCAAGACGTGGCCGACTGGCAGCACTTGCCGCGGCAGGTCGAGGCCTGGATCGCGGCGGGCGAGACCGACCTCTACCGCCGGGCGTTGGAGCACTTCGACCGCTTGATGATTCGTCGCGCCATGGATCAGGCCGAGGGCAACCAGGCCCGCGCCTCGGAACTGCTCGGCCTGAGCCGCGTTACCTTGCGGGCCAAGCTCCGCGCTCTCGGCATGCAGGTGGGCAAGGTATTGACCGAGTAG
- a CDS encoding ATP-binding protein, with the protein MWKKVVAPTALVSLFWVVVSCGTSYVLNQLDETQTSLLNQNRSVIQAAGGMQENLWRLQATLLEAAELLEKRSGARVRFRADAERIEAAFDGALARASENSSTADEKALIVSIGEAFAKYQAFSREQLARTGLSPEEAASSVDAAMRLARAVAKPCDDLSEVAQRLTSEAFQRLDRLRGRVEAARISFIIIGPAVGILLGLWVARGLHHTISEISVTLRGASGDLDQQIGLVEVHPTDELNGLPALQQQVQAVSGRIKQVVTELQRTRREAVRAERLAAVGELATGVAHELRNPLTSVKLLIQAVQRNQAAATPDAERLRVVEQEVARMETTIRELLDFARPPKLRRVRHNVRDTLRRALTLVASRAQQGHVVIEEELGCVPAPVDADPEQLDQVFVNLLLNAIEAMTGGGILHVAIDRGANSSDGLLRIVFRDTGTGISDEVMSRLFEPFVTSKERGIGLGLAISRRIMQEHGGSLTASNPPPGGAMFVVEVPLAEAGEQGGLTGSDSPTSHRASETFFEQTVEAARH; encoded by the coding sequence ATGTGGAAAAAAGTCGTCGCTCCCACCGCGCTGGTGAGCTTGTTCTGGGTGGTGGTGAGCTGCGGCACATCGTACGTCCTCAATCAATTGGACGAGACGCAGACGAGCCTGCTCAACCAAAACCGCAGCGTGATTCAGGCGGCCGGCGGCATGCAAGAAAACCTGTGGCGATTGCAGGCCACGCTGCTGGAAGCCGCCGAGTTGTTGGAAAAACGGAGCGGGGCGCGCGTGCGCTTCCGGGCCGACGCGGAGCGGATCGAAGCCGCCTTCGACGGGGCGCTGGCGCGGGCCAGCGAGAACAGCTCGACGGCCGACGAAAAGGCCCTGATCGTTTCAATCGGCGAGGCTTTCGCCAAATACCAGGCTTTTTCGCGCGAGCAGCTTGCGCGAACGGGCCTCTCGCCGGAAGAAGCCGCCAGTTCGGTCGATGCGGCGATGCGGCTGGCGCGGGCCGTGGCGAAGCCGTGCGACGACCTCTCGGAGGTGGCTCAGCGGTTGACGAGCGAGGCCTTCCAACGCCTGGACCGGCTCCGTGGCAGGGTTGAAGCCGCGCGCATCAGCTTCATCATCATCGGTCCCGCGGTCGGCATTCTGCTCGGGCTGTGGGTCGCGCGCGGCCTGCACCATACGATCTCTGAAATCAGCGTCACGCTGCGCGGGGCCAGCGGCGACCTGGACCAGCAAATCGGCCTGGTCGAAGTGCATCCCACGGACGAGCTGAACGGCCTGCCGGCGCTGCAACAACAAGTGCAGGCCGTATCGGGCCGCATCAAGCAAGTGGTCACGGAGCTGCAGCGCACGCGCCGCGAAGCGGTGCGGGCGGAACGCCTGGCGGCCGTCGGCGAGCTGGCCACCGGCGTGGCGCACGAGTTGCGCAACCCGCTGACTTCCGTCAAGCTGCTGATCCAGGCCGTGCAGCGAAACCAGGCGGCGGCGACGCCCGATGCCGAGCGGCTGCGGGTCGTCGAGCAAGAGGTGGCCCGCATGGAGACCACCATTCGGGAGCTGCTCGATTTTGCCCGGCCGCCCAAGCTCCGCCGCGTGCGCCACAACGTGCGCGACACCTTGCGGCGGGCACTGACGCTCGTCGCCAGCCGCGCCCAGCAGGGCCACGTCGTCATCGAGGAGGAGCTTGGCTGCGTGCCCGCCCCGGTCGATGCCGACCCCGAACAGTTGGACCAGGTCTTTGTGAACCTGCTGTTGAACGCCATCGAGGCCATGACGGGCGGCGGGATCTTGCACGTGGCGATCGACCGCGGCGCGAATTCCTCGGACGGACTGTTGCGGATCGTGTTTCGCGACACGGGCACCGGCATTTCCGACGAGGTGATGTCGCGGCTGTTTGAGCCGTTCGTGACCAGCAAAGAACGCGGCATCGGCCTGGGGCTGGCCATCAGCCGCAGGATTATGCAGGAGCACGGCGGCAGCCTGACCGCTTCCAATCCGCCGCCGGGCGGCGCCATGTTTGTCGTGGAAGTGCCCTTGGCCGAAGCCGGGGAGCAAGGCGGCCTCACGGGCAGCGACAGTCCCACTTCGCATCGGGCCTCGGAGACGTTCTTTGAGCAAACTGTTGAAGCTGCTCGTCATTGA
- a CDS encoding porin — MNVRHSCVLLMLAAAVLDPPSARAQSGATGTVPSLSDAMSADASGPAETTPAGPSLAALQTAPVAPPPAAQPAPVALQPPRAPNIRSLLQGPELPENNEEGYRRRVRATELELEDLRRRLQAGEISGGILFRGRDPDSFQPFAPRISGPGEEPVSYPNMSVSGFFQQDTGFFSQDQNSEKTFGTLQNGADFRRARIALLGNAAENLNYFMELDFALAGHPSFRDVWAEATNLPWIGAIRAGYFKAPFSLDELQSARSLEFLERANPVNAFAPFRRLGVLMYNHLESGRATWAGSFTRGLADPYGGDIGNSGGWAGTGRATWLPYYDEPSGGRYYLHLGAAYELNYPGGNAFRYRATPEVFIGSQQSSGAIGNSGVTLPGPLNGTPFFVDSGTLNTDHFSVYGTELAGSWGAFNFQSEWMGTTVSQIHNPVAFMQGAYFQASYFLTGEHRPYTRPSGTLGAVKPFENFFIVGKGQGWGHGAWEVASRLSWVDLDSKNVQGGRLTDYTAGLNWYLHANVKLQINYIHAWLDNPVYGKSNTDIFATRLQAQF, encoded by the coding sequence GTGAACGTACGGCATTCGTGCGTCCTACTGATGCTGGCGGCCGCCGTTTTGGACCCGCCGTCGGCGCGGGCCCAATCCGGGGCCACGGGGACCGTGCCGTCCCTCAGCGACGCGATGTCCGCCGACGCGTCGGGACCGGCGGAAACAACCCCGGCCGGGCCCTCCCTGGCCGCGCTGCAGACCGCGCCGGTCGCCCCGCCTCCCGCGGCACAACCCGCGCCGGTCGCCCTGCAACCGCCCCGCGCGCCCAATATCCGCTCTCTGCTCCAAGGGCCCGAGTTGCCGGAAAACAACGAGGAAGGTTACCGTCGGCGAGTGCGCGCCACGGAGTTGGAGTTGGAAGACCTTCGGCGCCGACTGCAAGCGGGAGAGATCAGCGGAGGCATCTTGTTTCGCGGCCGCGACCCCGACAGCTTCCAGCCGTTCGCCCCGCGCATCTCGGGGCCGGGAGAGGAGCCCGTCAGCTATCCCAATATGTCGGTGAGCGGCTTTTTCCAGCAGGATACCGGGTTCTTTTCACAAGACCAAAACAGCGAGAAGACCTTCGGCACGCTGCAAAACGGCGCCGACTTCCGCCGCGCGCGCATCGCCCTGCTGGGCAACGCGGCCGAGAACCTCAACTATTTCATGGAGCTCGATTTCGCGCTGGCCGGGCACCCCAGCTTCCGTGACGTGTGGGCCGAAGCCACCAACCTTCCCTGGATCGGCGCCATTCGGGCCGGTTATTTCAAAGCGCCGTTCAGCTTGGATGAGCTGCAAAGCGCCCGCAGTTTGGAGTTCTTGGAACGGGCCAATCCGGTCAACGCCTTTGCTCCCTTCCGCCGACTGGGCGTGCTGATGTACAACCACTTGGAGTCGGGACGGGCGACCTGGGCCGGCTCGTTCACCCGCGGGCTGGCCGATCCCTACGGCGGCGACATCGGCAACAGCGGCGGCTGGGCGGGCACCGGACGCGCCACTTGGCTGCCCTACTACGACGAGCCGTCCGGCGGCCGATACTACCTGCACCTGGGGGCGGCCTACGAGCTCAATTATCCGGGTGGCAATGCTTTCCGTTACCGCGCGACGCCGGAGGTTTTCATCGGTTCGCAGCAATCCTCGGGAGCCATCGGCAACAGCGGCGTCACCTTGCCCGGACCTCTCAACGGCACCCCCTTCTTCGTCGACTCCGGCACGCTCAACACCGACCATTTCAGCGTCTACGGCACCGAACTGGCCGGCTCCTGGGGAGCGTTCAATTTTCAGTCGGAATGGATGGGGACCACGGTCAGCCAGATTCACAACCCGGTGGCCTTCATGCAGGGCGCCTACTTTCAAGCCAGCTATTTCCTGACCGGCGAGCATCGCCCCTACACCCGGCCCTCCGGCACGCTGGGAGCCGTGAAGCCCTTCGAGAATTTCTTTATCGTGGGCAAGGGGCAAGGCTGGGGCCACGGCGCCTGGGAAGTGGCCAGCCGCCTCTCGTGGGTCGATCTCGACAGCAAGAACGTGCAAGGCGGACGGCTCACCGACTACACCGCCGGGCTGAACTGGTATCTGCACGCCAACGTCAAGCTGCAGATCAACTACATTCACGCCTGGCTGGACAATCCGGTGTACGGCAAGAGCAACACCGATATCTTCGCCACGCGGCTGCAGGCCCAGTTCTAG
- a CDS encoding porin — MPDDTGGSLRCRELVLLRVLAVWLAVAARGCDALAQSPATIARTPLTIGQITDQFDAPPSGPGDALSQPTFVFPQLGPLGGTVSGQGDLRPPRGPPSGADWGASEDVREPYRADMPPIRRKVGTSFGRGLTWKSDDGFFELAFHDLTQLDLRVFNPTGNPLVDNFVIPRQRWYFEGYVSQYASYYTVINKGYGSLDVLDAFADFNFEGRPMSGERLDRRKLEVRVGRMKTPYTYEYSEMSESNLIAPERSVFIGNMAGNRQLGMMVHGDVLENRLRYAVGVFNGQRRSFQDFNNGKDLYTYFSSRPFLKTKVEALQQLNLGGSFNFGQEHNPLQPATLRTANDQSRLDQAATVSPAFLTFNPNDLENGLRMQWGADVTYYYKSLGIMSGYQGGFQDYSTSPTTPVRTRVPLSGYEVSLFYFLTGEEITRRGYLLQPRNPLGEIGDTRGDNPRRGFGAIELFGRFANMHLGGDVLSSGLATATSANNANVTDIGFNWYLVHYVKLTVDWQYSEYNRPVALTPGSTTKFNNLFWFRSQIYF; from the coding sequence ATGCCGGACGATACCGGGGGGAGTCTCCGCTGCCGCGAGTTGGTCTTGCTGCGCGTGCTCGCGGTCTGGTTGGCCGTCGCCGCCCGTGGCTGCGATGCGCTGGCACAATCGCCGGCGACGATTGCAAGAACGCCCCTGACGATCGGGCAAATCACCGATCAATTCGACGCGCCGCCGAGCGGGCCGGGCGACGCCCTTTCGCAGCCCACGTTTGTCTTTCCGCAACTCGGGCCTTTGGGCGGCACGGTGTCCGGGCAGGGCGACCTTCGGCCGCCTCGCGGACCGCCAAGCGGCGCCGACTGGGGTGCTTCCGAGGACGTGCGGGAACCCTATCGCGCCGACATGCCACCGATACGACGGAAAGTCGGCACCAGTTTCGGCCGCGGGTTGACGTGGAAGAGCGACGACGGTTTCTTCGAATTGGCGTTCCACGACCTGACGCAGTTGGACCTGAGGGTCTTCAACCCGACCGGCAACCCCTTGGTCGATAACTTCGTGATTCCTCGGCAACGCTGGTATTTCGAGGGCTACGTTTCTCAGTATGCCAGCTACTACACCGTCATCAACAAGGGCTACGGCTCGCTCGACGTCTTGGATGCGTTCGCCGACTTCAACTTCGAAGGGCGTCCCATGTCCGGCGAGCGGCTCGACCGGAGAAAGTTGGAGGTCCGCGTGGGGCGCATGAAGACGCCCTACACCTATGAATACAGCGAGATGTCGGAGAGCAATCTCATTGCTCCCGAGCGTTCGGTCTTCATCGGCAACATGGCGGGCAATCGCCAACTCGGAATGATGGTCCACGGCGATGTTTTGGAGAACCGGCTGCGCTACGCCGTCGGCGTCTTCAACGGCCAGCGGCGCTCGTTTCAGGACTTCAACAACGGCAAGGATCTTTATACCTATTTCAGCAGCCGGCCGTTTTTGAAGACCAAGGTCGAGGCCCTGCAACAGCTCAACTTGGGCGGTTCGTTCAACTTCGGCCAAGAGCACAACCCGCTGCAGCCGGCGACGTTGCGGACCGCCAACGATCAAAGCCGACTGGATCAGGCGGCGACCGTCTCGCCCGCCTTCCTGACCTTCAATCCCAACGACCTCGAAAACGGACTTCGGATGCAATGGGGGGCCGACGTGACCTACTACTACAAGAGCCTGGGCATCATGTCGGGCTACCAAGGCGGCTTCCAGGATTACTCGACCAGCCCCACCACTCCGGTGCGCACGCGCGTGCCGTTGAGCGGCTACGAGGTCTCGCTGTTCTATTTTCTTACCGGCGAGGAGATCACGCGCCGCGGCTACTTGCTCCAGCCGCGCAACCCGTTGGGCGAAATCGGCGACACGCGGGGCGACAATCCCCGGCGCGGCTTCGGGGCGATCGAGCTGTTCGGCCGTTTCGCCAACATGCACCTCGGCGGCGATGTGCTCTCGTCGGGGCTGGCCACCGCCACCTCGGCCAACAACGCCAACGTGACCGATATCGGCTTCAACTGGTATCTCGTGCATTACGTGAAGCTCACGGTCGACTGGCAATACAGCGAGTACAACCGACCCGTGGCGCTCACGCCCGGCAGCACGACGAAGTTCAACAACCTGTTCTGGTTTCGGTCGCAGATCTATTTCTAG
- a CDS encoding HAMP domain-containing sensor histidine kinase, with amino-acid sequence MAVRFGKLMGLRGCFIAISTTAVAVLIRWVVDPWVGDTVHLVTLYAAVAATTAYAGWRPALLATVLGYLACNYLFIEPRGAWAVQDTERLGLYLVTCFIIVGVGEALRVARNRAEANWRYGVAKQKRLREEILRRKKAEKTLREADRQKDAFLAIVAHELRNPLSAGHGALQLLRQSGTDKQIADEAHTILERQITNMVRLVDDLLDIARISNGKVELQKRRTELAVMCNDAVEASRPLIDRMGHVLDVKLPTQPVYLEVDPLRLTQVLSNLLNNAAKYTGPGGRIWLTAEQLDGEAVVTVKDTGLGIPHDMLPHIFDIFTQVDGAPQRSQGGLGLGLALAKRLTELHGGRIEANSAGPGAGSEFTVSLPVKLGAATNEPPPEGEADFADKQVVSMSTG; translated from the coding sequence ATGGCGGTCCGGTTTGGGAAATTGATGGGCCTCAGGGGCTGTTTCATTGCCATTTCCACCACGGCGGTGGCGGTGCTCATCCGCTGGGTGGTCGATCCGTGGGTGGGCGACACGGTGCATCTCGTGACGCTTTACGCGGCGGTCGCCGCCACGACCGCCTATGCGGGCTGGCGGCCCGCCCTGCTCGCCACGGTTCTTGGCTACTTGGCGTGCAACTACCTGTTCATCGAGCCCCGCGGCGCTTGGGCCGTTCAGGACACCGAGCGTCTCGGCCTGTACCTGGTTACGTGTTTCATTATCGTCGGCGTCGGAGAAGCGCTGCGCGTGGCCCGAAATCGCGCCGAGGCCAATTGGCGATATGGTGTCGCCAAGCAAAAGCGACTGCGGGAAGAGATTCTCAGGCGGAAGAAGGCGGAAAAAACGCTCCGGGAGGCGGACCGGCAAAAAGACGCCTTCTTGGCTATCGTGGCGCATGAGCTGCGCAACCCGCTAAGCGCCGGCCACGGTGCCCTGCAACTTCTCCGACAGTCGGGGACCGACAAGCAGATCGCCGACGAAGCGCATACGATCCTTGAGAGGCAGATCACCAACATGGTGCGACTGGTGGATGACCTGCTCGACATCGCCCGGATTTCGAATGGCAAAGTCGAACTGCAAAAGCGGCGGACCGAGTTGGCGGTGATGTGCAACGACGCCGTCGAAGCCAGCCGTCCGCTCATCGATCGGATGGGCCATGTACTCGACGTGAAGTTGCCCACGCAGCCGGTGTACCTGGAAGTCGATCCGTTGCGGCTCACGCAGGTTTTGTCGAATCTGCTGAACAACGCCGCGAAGTACACCGGGCCGGGAGGCCGCATCTGGCTGACGGCCGAGCAACTCGACGGCGAGGCCGTGGTGACGGTCAAGGACACGGGCCTCGGCATTCCCCATGACATGTTGCCGCACATCTTCGACATCTTCACTCAGGTCGACGGGGCGCCGCAACGTTCGCAGGGCGGCCTGGGCCTGGGTCTGGCGCTGGCGAAACGGCTGACCGAGCTGCACGGCGGCAGAATCGAGGCCAACAGCGCAGGGCCGGGAGCGGGGAGCGAGTTCACCGTGTCTCTGCCGGTCAAGCTCGGTGCGGCCACCAACGAACCGCCGCCGGAGGGAGAGGCGGACTTTGCCGATAAACAAGTCGTTTCCATGTCCACCGGATGA
- a CDS encoding porin, whose translation MQDAPARNLPRRVGALLSGLLALAAAGGTHSWAQSPTRYARTSAGATAGLAGEFGRPDISAAAERTFAFPQLRPFGDPQFAEESPDDFQLSTRAYLSPPPAASGSALGTVAPLRGGNHRATSDARSDSRYSVLPTPPGENLGTVGGSGERGFADGGPEELYRPDMPPQKRKISTYFADGLTWRSNDNYFQLTFHNLTQFDLRVFQPTGDPLVDSFVLPRQRWYFTGHVSNYVRYYTVINRDYGPLDVLDAFADFSLAGNATNERDADREALEVRVGRMKTPYTYEYVKMAENDLIAPERSVFVANLSGDRQLGAMAHGRLLEQRLEYAVGVFNGQRNSFQDFNNGKDLYTFFNSTPFLLTGMEALRQLNLGGSFNFGREHNSLSPNALRTANQVNSSTAVGSVSPGFLTFNPGDIENGPRMQWSADVAYYYRSLGILSGYQGGFQDYSTSAATPLRTRVPMSGYQVTLFYFLTGEEISPRLLEPRRPLGRVDGVRGENPTRRIGAIELFSRFANLHMGADVLTSGLATSTSANNANVTDVGVNWYLNAYVKLTLDWQYGAYNRPVALTTTGTTSFNNLFWFRSQIYF comes from the coding sequence ATGCAAGACGCTCCCGCGCGGAACCTGCCACGTCGCGTCGGAGCACTGCTCAGCGGCCTGTTGGCGTTGGCGGCGGCGGGCGGTACGCACAGTTGGGCGCAATCGCCGACGCGTTACGCCCGAACCTCGGCCGGGGCGACCGCCGGACTGGCCGGCGAATTCGGCCGGCCAGACATCTCGGCCGCCGCGGAGCGGACTTTTGCCTTCCCGCAACTGCGGCCGTTCGGCGATCCGCAATTCGCCGAGGAGTCGCCCGACGACTTTCAACTCAGCACGCGGGCCTATCTGTCGCCGCCGCCCGCGGCGAGCGGTTCCGCGCTGGGCACGGTGGCGCCGCTGAGAGGCGGGAACCACAGGGCCACGAGCGACGCGCGTTCGGATAGCCGATATTCGGTCCTCCCCACCCCGCCCGGCGAAAACCTGGGCACCGTCGGCGGCAGCGGCGAACGCGGCTTCGCGGACGGGGGGCCGGAAGAACTCTATCGCCCCGACATGCCGCCCCAGAAAAGGAAGATCAGCACCTACTTCGCCGACGGACTCACCTGGCGCAGCAACGACAACTACTTTCAGTTGACGTTTCACAACCTGACGCAGTTCGACCTGCGCGTGTTTCAGCCCACCGGTGATCCGTTGGTCGACAGCTTCGTCCTGCCTCGCCAACGCTGGTACTTCACCGGCCACGTCTCCAATTACGTCAGGTATTACACCGTCATCAACCGCGACTACGGCCCGCTCGATGTGCTGGACGCGTTCGCCGACTTCAGCCTGGCGGGCAACGCCACCAACGAGCGGGACGCCGATCGCGAAGCACTCGAAGTGCGCGTGGGCCGGATGAAAACGCCCTACACCTATGAATATGTCAAAATGGCCGAAAACGACCTGATCGCGCCGGAACGCTCGGTGTTCGTCGCCAATCTGTCGGGCGACCGCCAGTTGGGCGCCATGGCCCACGGCCGCCTGCTGGAGCAACGCTTGGAATACGCCGTGGGCGTGTTCAACGGCCAGCGAAACTCGTTTCAGGACTTCAACAACGGCAAAGACCTGTACACGTTTTTCAACAGCACGCCGTTTCTGCTGACCGGAATGGAAGCCTTGCGGCAGCTCAATCTGGGCGGCTCCTTCAACTTCGGCCGCGAACACAATTCGCTTTCGCCCAACGCCTTGCGGACCGCCAACCAGGTCAATTCTTCCACAGCCGTGGGCAGCGTCTCGCCCGGCTTTTTGACGTTCAATCCGGGCGACATCGAGAACGGCCCGCGGATGCAGTGGTCGGCCGATGTGGCCTATTACTACCGGAGCCTGGGCATCTTGTCGGGCTACCAGGGCGGCTTTCAGGATTATTCGACCAGCGCCGCCACGCCGTTGCGAACGCGCGTGCCCATGAGCGGCTACCAGGTGACGCTGTTTTACTTTCTCACCGGCGAAGAGATCTCGCCGCGGTTGCTCGAGCCGCGCCGACCCTTGGGGCGTGTGGATGGCGTGCGGGGCGAGAACCCCACGCGGCGCATCGGGGCCATCGAGCTTTTCAGCCGCTTCGCCAACCTGCACATGGGCGCGGATGTGCTCACCTCCGGCCTGGCGACCAGCACCTCGGCCAACAACGCCAACGTGACCGACGTGGGCGTGAACTGGTATCTGAACGCCTACGTCAAGCTCACGCTCGATTGGCAGTACGGCGCCTACAACCGGCCCGTGGCGCTCACGACGACCGGCACCACGAGCTTCAACAACCTGTTTTGGTTCCGCTCGCAGATTTATTTCTAG